Genomic DNA from Acuticoccus sp. MNP-M23:
CCAAGCGGGTAGGCGAGCCGCAGAAGGCAACGCTCCTCACGCCAGTTGAGGTGAACGCGCAGTTCCACCGGATGGCTGGCATCTTCGGGAAGGACGATCTTGGTGGTCATCACCGAAGCGCCGCCTTCGGCCACGACCTTGATGACCGTGCGCACCGGCCCGGTCTCGATCAGCGTGACGGCGGCAAGGCGCATGTCCGTTCCGTCGAAGGGCAGGCTGCTCGGCCCGTGGCCCCAGGTGTCGGTCGGGTCTTCCACAATGGTCGCAAGGTGTCCGGGGCCGGTGAAAAGCTCGATCCCTTCCCGCTTGCTGGTGAGGCTGCCGATGGCGCCGGTTTCCGCGTCGAGGGTCAGGCGGTAGCCGCCGGTCTCGAAGGTGCGAAGGTCGGTGGACGCGCCGAAGCTGATCGGCGGCGCAGATGTGCCGCGCTCGTCGACCACAAAGCGCCATGTGCGGTAGCCGTAGGCCGGCACGCTGGCGGGGAAGACGATCCGCTGGAGCCCCGTCGTCTTGCCCGCGGGGTCGGTGTACTGGAAGGGGATCAGGTTGCCCTCTTCGTCCATTACCACGCGCTTCGAGATCACGTCCTTGTCGACCCAGGGTTCGGCTTCCAGCAGGCCGCCAGCGTCCTGACCGTTGAAGTTCATCACGAAAAACGTGGCGTCGGTGGGATCGACGGGCTTGCCGATGAGGCGGCCGAGGTGGCGGACCGAGGCGTTGAGGATGATTTCCGCGCCGGCGGCCACCATCGCCAGCTCGCGCTCTGAATCGATGCACGCGCTCTCGATGCTGGTGCCGCCCAGCGTGTCATGGAACTGGTTGAAGAGAAGCGTGCGCCAAAGCTCCTCGAACTTCTCGCGCGGGTAGGGCGTGCCGGCTTCGCGGTGGGCAAGGGTTGCGGCGGCTTCCGCCTGTTCCAGCAGCGCTTCGGCCTTGCGGTTGCCGGTCTTCAGGCTGGAGGCGGCGGCGTAGCAGCCGATGGCGTGGAACTGAAGGCCGTGGTCGATCACCGGCAGCCCGTCCCGCGGCACCTCGTTGAAGAAGCGTTCCGGGTCGGAATATTTGAGGTTTTCGCCAGCTTCGATGCGGCGGTCAATCTCGTTGATGTTCTCGATGGTGGGCGCGCCGCCGTGGTTGCCCACACCGTAGAACACCATGATCGAATGGCCCCATTCAGCCATCCACTCAAGGGAGAGGTCGGTTTTCTGGGGGAGCGGCATTTCGCGCTTGGATGTGTTGTAGGCGCCCTGGATGCGGAATGCCGTCACCTCCGAGCCGTCCGGCGAGCGCCAGGTGAACAGCTCCTGCGGCAGCGTCATCTCGTGCTTTGCGGGGCGCGAATAGGTGTAGCTGGTGGAGCCGGTGTGCTGCAGCAGCATCGGGAACGTGCCCGGATGGCCGAAACTGTCGACGTTGTAGCCGGTGGGCACGTCGATGCCGAAGCGGCTCTTGAAGTAGCGCTTGCCATAGAGCGCCTGCCGGATCACCGATTCGCCGGACGGCACGTTGCAGTCCGGCTGGATCCACCAGCCGTTGACCACGCGCCAGCGTCCGCTCGCCACATAGTGCGCGATCTTTGCAAACAGGTCCGGGTCCAGCTCCTCGATCCAGGCGTAGACCTGCGCCTCGCCCTTGGAGAAGACGAAGCCGTCGCCTTCTTCCAGCCGGTCGATGGCCGCCCAGCAGGTGCCGATCGCTTCGGCAACGCCTTCCTGCCAGCGCCAGAGCCATACAGGGTCGAGGTGTGCATTGCCGACCATGTGCAGTGTCGGCTGCGTTGTCGGGGTCGTCATGGGGTCGCTCCTTGGGTGCGCTCGATGATGAGCGTATGGGGCCCGGCGACGACGGTGTGCCGCTCCGGGTCTTGTTGGTTTCTGGTCTGGGGCAGGGGGGCGCCGTCGAGGCTGACGAGCCGGTCGCCTGCGCTGAGTTCGATGGTGCCGCTGGTGTTGGGCGGCAGCGCGATCTGCCAGCGGACGCTGCGCCCGGTCATCTCCCATTCGCTAGAAAATAGGCCGGTGGGCGCGCGGTAGGATGCGCGGACGAAGCCAAGCCGCGCATCGAACAGGGGGCAAAGCCGAACGGCGGCGAATCCGGGGTTCGTTTCGTCCCAGTCGATCCCGGCAACGCGCGCAAACAGCCACTCGCCGACGCTGCCGTAGGCGTAGTGGTTGAAGGAGTTCATGTTGGCGCTCTGGAAGCCGTTTTCCGGCGTCCACCCGTCCCACCGCTCCCAGATTGTGGTGGCGCCCTGGCGCACCGAAAAGCCCCAGCCGGGGTAGGTTTCATTGAGGAGAAGGCGGTAGGCGTAGTCCGCCGCGCCATGGTCGGCGAGGACCGGGCAAAGATGGCGCACCCCCAGAAACCCGGTTTGCAGGTGCCCGTCTGCCCGGTCGAGCGCCTCGATGAGATGGTCTCTGGCGCGGGGCCGCAGCGTTTCGGGCAGAAGTGCGAAATCGAGGGCAAGCAGATAGGCTGTCTGCGTATCGCCGGTGATGCGGCCATCAGGGTCCACGAATGCGGCGTTGAAGGCGGTGCGGATCTCGCCCGCCAGTGCCTCGAAGGCGGCGGTGTCGGCCGGGCGGCCGAGCGCGTGCGCGACCTGCGCCATGGTGTCCGCCGTGTGGGCAAAGTACGCCGTGGCGACCATCGTACGGTCTGACGGCGGACCGACATTCAGCCAGTCGCCATAGTTGTTGTAGACGGCGTTTTTGCGGATCCGGTCCGGATTGGCGCTGTCGATGTGGTCGAGCCAGCGGCAGAGGGCGGGGTAGGCTTCGGCCATGAGGCGCGCATCGCCGTAGCGCAGATAATGCTGCCAGACCATCAGCACCGGGCCGTCCCCCCAGCCGGGCGCGCCGGGTTGGGCGGTGATGCGGTAGGGGTTCAGCGGTTTGGACGGGGCAACGTCGGTGAACGCGCCGTCGGGCAGCTGCGCATCCGCAATATCGTCGAACCATTTGCCGAAGAAGGCGCTCACATCCATGTTGAAGCCGGCGGTGCGCCAGAACACCTGCGCATCCGCGCTCCAGCCATAGCGCTCGTCGCGCTGGGGGCAGTCGGTCGGCACCGACAGGAAGTTGCCGCGCTGGCTCCACAGGATGTTTTCGGCAAGCTGGTTCACCATGGCGTTGCCGCTGGTGAAGCTGCCGGTGATGTCGAGATCGGAATGGATGGCGATGGCGGTGAGGGAAACTGTATCCGCCGCAATCCCGTCCGGCAGCGTCAGCGCCACAAAGCGGAAGCCGTGGAAGGTGAAGCGCGGCTTGAAGCGCTCCGGCCCGGCGCCGCGTGCCGTAAAATGGTCGGTCGCCTGCGCAAAGCGCAGATTGGCGACGTAAAGCTCGCCGTCCGCATCCAGCATTTCGCCGTGGCGCAGGGTGAAGCTGTCCCCCCGCGCCGCCGTCACGTCCAGCGCGACATAGCCAGCAATGTTCTGCCCCACATCGTAGATCAGCGCGCCGGAGCGGGCCTTGCCCACCAGCTTCGGCGTGAAGCGCACGGTTTCGCGCACGGGCGGGCTTTTGGCGGGGACGAGCCGGGGCGGTTGCGGGTCCGGGTCGAAGACCTCCACCGGTTGCCAGCCGGTGTCATCGAACCCCGGCGCGTCCCATCCATCCATTTCGAGCCGGGCGTCATAGTGCTCGCCCATCAGGAAATCGCTGTAGGCGACGGGGCCCTGGTGGGTGGTCCATTCGGGGCCGGTCGCGATGCGGGCAACGCTTCCGTCCGTGTGGTGGAGGTGAAGCTGCGCGATGAGGGCGGGGCGGCCGCCATAGTGGTTGCCGGCGCGGCGCTGGTTGTGGCCGACCCGGCCGCAATACCAGCCTTCGCCCAGAAGTGCGCCCAGCGTGTTGGCGCCTTCCGTCAGGTGGCCGGTCACATCGTGCGCCTGATAGATGGCGCGCTGGTGATAGTCGGTCCAGCCGGGCGCCATCACCTCGTCGCCAACGCGCCGCCCGTTGATCGAGGCTTCGTAAAGGCCGAGCGCGCTGATGTAGAGCGTTGCGCGGGCAAGGCCGGGCTTTACCGTGAAGTCGCAGCGCATGTGGTCCGCCGGGCGGGCCTGGAAGGGGTTGTCGTACGGCGTGTCGGCCGGAATTTCGCGCCCGGCGGGCAGGACGAAGTAACGGGCGATCCAGCGTGCCTGCCAATCCGTGTCGCGAAGGCCGGTGAGAATCTCCCGCGGTTCGGCCCAGGGCGAGATGGCGCCGGTTTCATCCCAGACGCGCACGCTCCAGTACAGCACCTCGTCGGAACCCAGCGTCTGGCCGCCATATGCGATGAAGTGCTGGTTTTGCGACGAGACCGGGTCGGGTGCCCAGTGGCTGCCACGCCCGTCGCTCACGTGGTTCCCATCGGCGCCGACGACAATCTGGTAGGCGCTCTGGCGCGCCGCGTCGCCCTGGAGCGCCCAGCTGAAACGGGGCGTGGCGGTCGCAAGACCGCGCGGGGCGGCCAACCGCTCGCAGGTGAGGTGGGTTGGCAAGAGACGAAACATCGGCGCGCTGGTCCTAAAGATCGATCGCACGCTCGCGCGCATTGCGGATGTGCGCCTCGATGGCCGCGATCGACCGCTCGCGGTCCCGTGCCAGGAGCGCGTCGATCACGGCAAGGTGGTCGGCGAAGGCGGAGGGCAGGGTGGTTGCGCTGAGCTTGATCCGGTCGAGCTTGATCAGCCGGATGCGGCTGGAGTTGACGTTGTAGGATCCAATCAGAACCTCGTTGCCGGTGGACCCGATGAGAAGGTCGTGAAACTCTGTGTCGAGGCTCTGCCCGGCGTCGAGGTCGGCTTCGGTGGGGGCAGTGCGCACCCGCTCGACCACCGCGATGTGGCGTTCGCGCTGCTCCAGAAGGACCGCGTCGGGGAGCGTTTTCAGCGCGCTGATCACGGCTTCACGCTCAAGGGCGATGCGCATCTGGAACGCATCGCGGATCATCGGCAGGTCGATCACGGTGATCTGGATGCCGCGCTGGGGCATCACCGTGAGGAGACCCTCCGCCTGAAGGCGGGGCAGAAGCTCGCGCAGGGCGCCGATCGAAAGCGCCAGAAGCGAAACGAGATCCTTCTGCGACAGGAGCTGTCCGGGCCGCAGCTTGCCCTCGAGAAGGGCCTGCTGGAAGCGCTCGTATGCTGCATTCTTGACCGAAGACACGCTGTCGGCTCCTCGCCTCGCTCCGGGACCGGCGGCGGCCATCAGTGCAGGCTCCCGGATCTCAGCTTCATACAAACCACGCCCTGTCAGACATTCTCAGTCAAAAATGCGCCGGTCCGGCCGAAGGCCTCGAACAGCTGCTTGGCGGCGTTGGCGCCGATGGGCTGAAGCGGCGGCACCGCGCGGCACCAGCCGGGGTGCCCGTCGCGTGCTGCAAGACCGGCTTTCAGCGCGCCGATCCCGCCGAAATTATCGACGGCGGCTATGCGTGCCGCCTGCTTTTCCACCAGCGGGGCGGCCGTGTCGTTGCCGTTGGCATCGTAAATGGCGCAAAGGTCGGCGGCGAAGAGGTTGGGCATCCCGCCGATCATCCCCGCGCCGCCCGCGGCCAGAAGTGGCGTCAGCACACGGTCGTCGCCGGTGAAGATCGAGAGGTTGGGGTAGCGTTCGGCCAGCATCACGCCGTTGGCAACGTCGCCGGTGGAATCCTTCAGGCCGACAACCTGTTCGCCGAAGGCGGCCTGCATCGCGTCCACCAGAGCCGGGGTGTAGGCGAACCGGCTCAGCTGGGGGATGTTGTAGAGGAGAAGGTCGATGTCCGGCCGCCCGGCGCGCTTCAGCATCTCGTCGACAAAGGCGACTATGCCGGCGTCTCCCGCGCCATAATAGAACGGCGGCAGGACCAAAATGGCGCGGCAGCCGAGGACGGCCGCCGCTTTTGCCATGCCCGCCGCTTCGTCCACGCTTGGCGTCATGATTGCGGGGATGTGGCGCCCGAGGTCGGCGCCTTCGGCCTTCAGCACCGCCATTGCCGCAATCTTCTGCGCGGTGGAAAGGGACGCGCCCTCGCCGGTGGAGCCGAACGTGGAGACGAAGGTGCACCCTTCCTCCAGCAGCCGCGCGCAATGCTGTGCCAGGCGCGGGACATCCACCTCGAAGGACGCATCCACCGGCGTCGCTGCCGCCGTGACGATGCCGCGCAGGTCGCTGTTCGCCAAGCTGTTCTCCAATGTTTGGTGACTGATACAATCAGTCATCTGATTAACGACAAAATCAACATTTACATCAGTGCTCTGATGTTGCAACCTTCCGGCAAGCAAATTGCGCAGGCCTTGCGGCCGGCGTTGCGCTGAGACAACGAGAGCGGCGGTAACGCCCGAGTTCAAAGGGAGAAGAAAGACAATGACGACAATGATGCGTGGCGCGGCTATCGCGCTGTCCGGCGCCGTCATGGCCGCCGCGTCTATGGGCCCGGCGCTGGCGGCGGACCCGATCGAGGTGAAGTTCACCACCGTTTCCGTGCCGACCGATCTGCACACCCGTGCAATGAAGGTGTTTGCCGACAAGCTGAACGAGCTTGAGCCGGACACATTCGACATTCAGCTCTACGATTCGGGCTCGCTCTTCGGCCAGAACGGCGACCTTGATGCGCTCCAGCGCGGCAATGCCGAAATGGCCTATGTGTCGTTCCAGCTCATTGCCGATTCGATCCCCGAATTCGGCCTGTTCACCGCCGGCTACCTGTTCCAGGATGCGGACCACTACCGCAAGGTGATGGATTCGGACCTTGGAGCCGAGTTCAAGGCCAAGGTGTCGGACGAGATGGGCATCCAGCTCCTCGACGTGTGCTATCTCGGCACCCGCGAACTGAACCTGCGCAAGAAAATGGACGTTTCGACGCCGGAAGACCTTGCCGGCGTGAAGCTGCGGATGCCGGGCAACGAGGCGTGGCTGTTCCTGGGCAAGGCGCTCGGCGCCAACCCGACGCCGCTGCCGTTCTCCGAAGTCTATCTCGGCCTTCAGACCGGCACGATCGACGCGCAGGACAACCCGCTCCCCACCGTGGAAGCCGCCAAGTTCTACGAAGTGACCGAGCAGATCGTGCTCACGGACCATCTGGTCGACGGTCTGCCCATGGCCATCAACAACCAGACCTGGGACGAGCTTGACGAAACCCAGCGCCAGAACGTGACGGAAGCTGCCAAGGCCGCCTGCGCCTGGAACAACGAGAACCGCTACGCCGAGGAAGAGCGTCTGGTGGCATTCTTCGAGTCCGAGGGCCTCACGGTGACGAAGCCTGACGTCGACGCCTTCCGCAGCCACGTGCAAGAGGTCTACCTCACCTCCGACCGGGCCAAGGAATGGCCGGAAGGCTGGGTCGAGCGCATCAACGCGCTGGCTGACTGAACCCTGGTCCGGGCGGCATGATGCGCAATGCATTGCTGTGGTTGAAAAGGGGCGCCGACGCTGTCGGCGTCCTTCTTTTCCTCGCCACGTTCGCGGGCTTCATCGTCCAGATCTTTTACCGCTACGTCCTCAATTCGCCGCTGGCGTGGACCGAGGAGGCGACGATGATCGCCTTCATCTGGGCCGTGTTCTGGGCTGCGGCCTTCATGGTGCCGATCCGCGAGCACGTCACCTTCGATGTCGTCTACGACGTGGTGCCCGAACGGGTGCGCAGGATCTTCGCGCTGGTGTCCATGGCGCTGATCTTCGTGGCGTTCGTCATCCTCATTCCCTACACGCTCGACTATCTGGACTTTCTCCTGCGCAAGAAGTCGCCGGTGATCCGGGTCCGGATGACGTGGGTGTACGGCTGCTACCTGTTGTTCGTCGCCGGGTTCGTGGTGCAGGCGGGGTTCCGCTTCTACGGGCTGTTGCGGCCCAACTGGCGCGAACAAATCTAGGCCGGAGTTCCTAACATGCTGGCGTCCATCGCCCTGCCTGCCATGATCGTCATCCTGATCGGGACGACGGTTTCCGGAATGCCCATGGGCATTGCCATGATCGTGTCGAGCATCTTCTACCTGCTGATCTCCGGCCGCGACGTGGGCCTTGCCTCCGAGCAGGTGCTGAACGGGGTGTTCGGCAACTTCGTCGCGCTGGCCGTTCCGCTGTTCATCTTTGCCGCCAACATCATGAATGCGGGGCAGATCACCGACCGGCTCCTGAAATTCTCGCTGGCGCTGGTGGGGCGGCTTCCGGGCGGCCTTGCGCAGGTCAACATCCTGACGAGCCTCATCTTCTCGGGCATGAGCGGCAGCGCCGTGTCCGATGTTGCGGGCGTCGGCAAGGTGCTGACCAACATGATGATCGAAGACAACCGCTATCCGCGCGGTTTTGCCGGCGCGATCACCGCCACGTCCTCGGTGGTCGGCCCGATCTTCCCGCCATCCATTCCCATGGTGTTTTACGCTCTCATCTCCTCCACCTCGGTGGGGGCGCTTTTCATGGGCGGGATCACGCCGGCGATCCTCATTGTGGTGGTGCTGTCGCTTGTGGTGATGGTGATTGCCAGGCGCCGCGGGTTTCCGGTGGA
This window encodes:
- a CDS encoding glycoside hydrolase family 38 C-terminal domain-containing protein, encoding MTTPTTQPTLHMVGNAHLDPVWLWRWQEGVAEAIGTCWAAIDRLEEGDGFVFSKGEAQVYAWIEELDPDLFAKIAHYVASGRWRVVNGWWIQPDCNVPSGESVIRQALYGKRYFKSRFGIDVPTGYNVDSFGHPGTFPMLLQHTGSTSYTYSRPAKHEMTLPQELFTWRSPDGSEVTAFRIQGAYNTSKREMPLPQKTDLSLEWMAEWGHSIMVFYGVGNHGGAPTIENINEIDRRIEAGENLKYSDPERFFNEVPRDGLPVIDHGLQFHAIGCYAAASSLKTGNRKAEALLEQAEAAATLAHREAGTPYPREKFEELWRTLLFNQFHDTLGGTSIESACIDSERELAMVAAGAEIILNASVRHLGRLIGKPVDPTDATFFVMNFNGQDAGGLLEAEPWVDKDVISKRVVMDEEGNLIPFQYTDPAGKTTGLQRIVFPASVPAYGYRTWRFVVDERGTSAPPISFGASTDLRTFETGGYRLTLDAETGAIGSLTSKREGIELFTGPGHLATIVEDPTDTWGHGPSSLPFDGTDMRLAAVTLIETGPVRTVIKVVAEGGASVMTTKIVLPEDASHPVELRVHLNWREERCLLRLAYPLGMETFEFEIPGGWDAHPTDGSEVPGQRFMRATGGGHEIAVLNDAKYSYAVKDGTLFMTAVRAPVFAHHDPNKIVDGSHYRYMDQGEQAFTINLFAAPKVSRKEAFALAETLNKPLVTTPHVSRGGTRAHTGQWLAVEADHSAITALKVAEEGNGTIVRAVELDGTDDTLRVAGRTVPLRPRGITTARLTDAALTPCSGLED
- a CDS encoding family 78 glycoside hydrolase catalytic domain, with protein sequence MFRLLPTHLTCERLAAPRGLATATPRFSWALQGDAARQSAYQIVVGADGNHVSDGRGSHWAPDPVSSQNQHFIAYGGQTLGSDEVLYWSVRVWDETGAISPWAEPREILTGLRDTDWQARWIARYFVLPAGREIPADTPYDNPFQARPADHMRCDFTVKPGLARATLYISALGLYEASINGRRVGDEVMAPGWTDYHQRAIYQAHDVTGHLTEGANTLGALLGEGWYCGRVGHNQRRAGNHYGGRPALIAQLHLHHTDGSVARIATGPEWTTHQGPVAYSDFLMGEHYDARLEMDGWDAPGFDDTGWQPVEVFDPDPQPPRLVPAKSPPVRETVRFTPKLVGKARSGALIYDVGQNIAGYVALDVTAARGDSFTLRHGEMLDADGELYVANLRFAQATDHFTARGAGPERFKPRFTFHGFRFVALTLPDGIAADTVSLTAIAIHSDLDITGSFTSGNAMVNQLAENILWSQRGNFLSVPTDCPQRDERYGWSADAQVFWRTAGFNMDVSAFFGKWFDDIADAQLPDGAFTDVAPSKPLNPYRITAQPGAPGWGDGPVLMVWQHYLRYGDARLMAEAYPALCRWLDHIDSANPDRIRKNAVYNNYGDWLNVGPPSDRTMVATAYFAHTADTMAQVAHALGRPADTAAFEALAGEIRTAFNAAFVDPDGRITGDTQTAYLLALDFALLPETLRPRARDHLIEALDRADGHLQTGFLGVRHLCPVLADHGAADYAYRLLLNETYPGWGFSVRQGATTIWERWDGWTPENGFQSANMNSFNHYAYGSVGEWLFARVAGIDWDETNPGFAAVRLCPLFDARLGFVRASYRAPTGLFSSEWEMTGRSVRWQIALPPNTSGTIELSAGDRLVSLDGAPLPQTRNQQDPERHTVVAGPHTLIIERTQGATP
- a CDS encoding GntR family transcriptional regulator, with the translated sequence MSSVKNAAYERFQQALLEGKLRPGQLLSQKDLVSLLALSIGALRELLPRLQAEGLLTVMPQRGIQITVIDLPMIRDAFQMRIALEREAVISALKTLPDAVLLEQRERHIAVVERVRTAPTEADLDAGQSLDTEFHDLLIGSTGNEVLIGSYNVNSSRIRLIKLDRIKLSATTLPSAFADHLAVIDALLARDRERSIAAIEAHIRNARERAIDL
- a CDS encoding dihydrodipicolinate synthase family protein; its protein translation is MANSDLRGIVTAAATPVDASFEVDVPRLAQHCARLLEEGCTFVSTFGSTGEGASLSTAQKIAAMAVLKAEGADLGRHIPAIMTPSVDEAAGMAKAAAVLGCRAILVLPPFYYGAGDAGIVAFVDEMLKRAGRPDIDLLLYNIPQLSRFAYTPALVDAMQAAFGEQVVGLKDSTGDVANGVMLAERYPNLSIFTGDDRVLTPLLAAGGAGMIGGMPNLFAADLCAIYDANGNDTAAPLVEKQAARIAAVDNFGGIGALKAGLAARDGHPGWCRAVPPLQPIGANAAKQLFEAFGRTGAFLTENV
- a CDS encoding sialic acid TRAP transporter substrate-binding protein SiaP; translated protein: MTTMMRGAAIALSGAVMAAASMGPALAADPIEVKFTTVSVPTDLHTRAMKVFADKLNELEPDTFDIQLYDSGSLFGQNGDLDALQRGNAEMAYVSFQLIADSIPEFGLFTAGYLFQDADHYRKVMDSDLGAEFKAKVSDEMGIQLLDVCYLGTRELNLRKKMDVSTPEDLAGVKLRMPGNEAWLFLGKALGANPTPLPFSEVYLGLQTGTIDAQDNPLPTVEAAKFYEVTEQIVLTDHLVDGLPMAINNQTWDELDETQRQNVTEAAKAACAWNNENRYAEEERLVAFFESEGLTVTKPDVDAFRSHVQEVYLTSDRAKEWPEGWVERINALAD
- a CDS encoding TRAP transporter small permease: MMRNALLWLKRGADAVGVLLFLATFAGFIVQIFYRYVLNSPLAWTEEATMIAFIWAVFWAAAFMVPIREHVTFDVVYDVVPERVRRIFALVSMALIFVAFVILIPYTLDYLDFLLRKKSPVIRVRMTWVYGCYLLFVAGFVVQAGFRFYGLLRPNWREQI